The Apus apus isolate bApuApu2 chromosome 1, bApuApu2.pri.cur, whole genome shotgun sequence nucleotide sequence CTTGCTGGCAGCAGAAAACCCTTTCACCTGCCAGGAGCTATCATTAAACGAGGCAACACTGcgtattttttcccctgaaaatgAACTTTAGGAGGATTTTCCTAATCAAGtgcttgctgcttttattttccgGCATAAACTGTGAGTTTTTCTTAccattttttcatcttttgggCTAGCACTGTTAAAACTGcgtttaaaaaaaatctacaattTGGTGGGGTGTTACTTATAAGAAACTAGTTCCACTTTCCCAATGAGTCGAGACCTTTGGGTTATTGCAATGcatttggtttaattttcagccagagggagggcaggagctgagTTTCCTATTCCAGTTATAATAACAATAATCTGTAAACAGTTTTGGTTTAAAGTTAATGAGCCTTAATTTGACACATGtataatgaaaaatgtcagcATGGAGTTTTCTCTCTGCCCTCGAGGCAGCTTGTACTACATTAGAGATCCAGTTCATGGTGCATTATCGCgtgtaatttccttttcttatcaAAGATGAGCAAATCTTTTCAAAGTGCAAATTACATTCTTCCATAAATATTAACAGAAAGAGTGATATATCTCAGTGTCTTCAGTGGAGTTGAAGAAGTCTGGGACAtgaaaacagcaaggaaataCATACATCTTTTATATTTTGAGTATTGTTGTTctcattactttttaaaatattaatctaaaATCTTAATTAAGGTGTTAACTCATAGATTAGAGAAGGTTATAAGAAATGGAGACAATACAATCATGCatagtttgttggtttttttttctctgttcattCCCCTACAGATTGTATGTATGGCTgtttaatgcttttcttttcctccagaacaaaattaatagataaataaggaattaaatttttttgGTATGTGATACATAAAACATCTTCCCCAGCAGAAATGAAGATTATTCCCTCGAATGGAAAACTTGTTTCAAAGGCTTCCTTACTTCTCTAAGGTTACTGTGGgtccttttccttttaactcTTTCTTGTGACTGCAAGTGAGCTCTATTCTTGGTGTCAATTATTAACTGAAACGATATTCTGACAATTCATTTATTTTCGCCCCTTGGAGCACATTTCAGTTGGCAtcagcagaaaagctgtttacAGATTTTTAGTATCATATGTGTGGGATAGCTTTCCGTTAGCAAGACCGTGGAGATCAGATAAACACCTAGAGATGTGTCTATGTGGTCTGTCTGTAGAGATGCCATTGAATTGTCCTTGAAaacttagatttatttttatctttacttCTGGAAAGACAAAAACCAATTATAGTATCTGTTATGGAAAGAAACCCTAATACTGGCTCTAAATACCTGTCTGTGACTGAGCAGAAAGAAGTATTAGAATTCAAATATTTTGGGTATAATCTGTAGTGTCATCTGTGTGGAGGATAGCTGCTTCCAAACCAGTTTGGTTGATAGCACgttttcagaatatttcattAGGTATGTCAAATACCTTTTAAGAAATGAAATGGTGAAATAACAGCCTCTCCTCAGACTGGGGCTGAATTGCTGAAAGCCCTTCagtattaattttcttgttgCACAGGCACTGTTTGAGTTCTTTGATTGTCTCTAATATCGTTAGTTTCATGAAATAGCAACTGGATTTGAGTGTCCCTTCTGTGATATGGTTTATAATTGTCCTGGATACCAGGAATGAAagactgtaataaaaatatgtgtaaACATAGGTTTTCTCTCTGTGGGgaaaaagtgattaaaatatataaaattagtGCAGAATCAGCTCTACCTGCTGATGTGAAAAGAAATCCCCTCCTGCCAATCAGCTTTATCCTGTAAATTGAAGAGGAATTAACCGAagaaaatgacaaaagaaaTGAGTACCCAGTCAGTTATCAGTGAGCTTGTCCCACCTCACACTTGTGAGCACCTTCTACCTCCTCCCAATTTTCCACCTGTCACAGGAGTGCAGACAGTAACTCGAAGTGGCCGCCTGAGTCACTTTGCACTCCAAAGTCCCAGTGTACTGGAGATGGGTCTTGCAAAGGCTGTGAAGCATCCTGGATCGGCAAGGACAGCCCGAAGGGTGTATCATCTCCCGTGGTAGTAACATGGTTGCTGTTTATCCGTCTTGGCTTTACCAAATATTGCCTTCAACAGCCACACACTAAGTGCTGCCTGGTCCTGATAGCACCTTTGGGAAGCACCTACTCTCACCTGTTCTGGAGAGGGGACCTGTTGTCAAAGGAGAcctgcaaagagaaaaggttTTTTGGCCTTTGCTTATCTCCTAGTGTTTCTAGTGCCCATCAGTTCACAGGATGTGGTTAGCTCTTTGTTTCTCCCCACCCTACTTGCCCCACTGTGATCCTCTGCTAGAAAAGTCAATTGGATGTATTCCAGTGGGGCAGGGTGCCTGGGATGAGGGCAGAGAGGTTATGGAGccccctcctctggacacattaAAAACCCTGCCTAGATGCGGTCCTGTGTAATGGGCTCTGGGCAATCCTGCTGTAGTGGGAGGGTTGCACTAGGTGAACTCTagacgtcccttccaactccgacaattctgtgattctgtgatgggtGAGGAGGGGGCACTGCAAGCTGGCAGCACTGGGTCTAACCTCCAGTTCACTGCCTTACACTCACTCACTGCTTAACATGAGccactattattattactattgcCATCACTGTTATTTCTGAACTGATCCTACTGTTCAGGGCTACCACTAGTTTGTGttcttgctctctgcagagGTGGGCACTCTGGGTACCAGCCCATGCCACGCGCAAAACACACCCAAGTGATCTGCAAGTGGGGGTAGAACTacatgatcttcaaggtcccttccaatctaaactgttccatgattccatgattctatgccCTTATTTTCAGGAAGGGTGAAGTTCTGGGTTAAATTCACAGACATTGGTGAATCTTGGCATCCAAAATCACTCCAAAGAAGTCAGCCAGAGTATAAATCCAGCTTTTGAAAGCCAGACTCTTagcttcctttcctctcagAATTAAATTGGGCACGGATATTTTTCTAATGAATGATCAAGAGGCactttggagcaggggaagaagagagCATCAGTAGGATGGAAAGGCTTAGGCAACTCAGCTGGGGGTGGCGAGTGACCACCTTTGGGTTCAcctctgtggctgcagagcacGGCAGTGGGGGCTGCTGGAGACACACTGATGGGCTGGTTGTTCTTCCCTCTACAGGCTCCAACACCAACACTATTTACAGAGCAGTGAATGAGTCAGCTCTTCtcagtgttgctgctgctgggagtgtATATGATGCAGTGTGGTGGAGAGACGGGAAAAAGTGGCTTCAGATAAAAGACAAAAACGTGAAGTACTATGTGAACAGGACCCACTGCAGGTGTAAGTTATTCGTAAATGGGACTCTGAAAATAGATCCAGTGGTGAAAGAGGACAGTGGAAAGTACACTGTGTTTGTTTATAACCGGGATGGGACATTGCAGGCAGAAAATTACACAGTGGTCATCGTAGAGGGTGAGTTTTTTGCTCTTCCCATACATTCCCAGCGTAGCTGAATAAGACTTTGTATTCCCTCTTTCTCCTACAGCCTCTCCTACACATGGCCCCCCTTTCTGTTTTGGGCAGCTTATGTGAGACCTCCCCCTTTCCTCATACCACAGATAGCagtctgctgctcttctctgttcTCTTGCTCCTGATGATGTCCTCTGgtcctctgcttcttccttgctCCCCCTTTTACCACCCACCATGTTTCTATGTGTGCCCAAGCAAGCAGCCATGAGCAcacctgtgctggcagcagagtgAGTGCAGATGGCCCTACTGCAGCACCATAGCTGGTAGTGGGACCCCTTGGACACTGAGCTGGGTCGGCAGCGTGCAAGTGGGgctgtgctcccagcagcaccctACTTCTAGAAACCTCTTGTGGGAGTGCAGCAACCTATGTAAGGTTTGCCTGTGGCTGATGCACTTCTGGCACTTCTGATGTCATTTTATGGGCACCAAGTTATGACTTTTTGTCTCTAGCTACTGCTCCAGCAAGGTGAGCACCTTGTATTGCATCTGATGACCTCCTGAGGAGAGCTCAGGAGCCCAGATGGCACTAAATGTCTGTGTTTAGGCCATGCCAGGAGTCACATCCCTTGAGATACAAAACAGCAGGAGTTAAATTTGCATGGAAGACTCCTTCACCCTATCCTTGCATAACATAACACAACAGATATGGAGATTGTGCTGTTCAAAGCATGTACATAAGGATTTCAGCTGCATGGGTTCAAAGCATGAAGGCAGCCTCCATTCCTGTGCTGTGTCTTGTCCTGAGAGATCAGACCTGTAGCAGTCCAAAGCTTTTGGGCTGAGTAGGGAAGGTGGGGGTGTCTATTCTGCTCCTTTATGGCTGTTGCCACCTCTCCAGAGCTCTAAGCTGTAGGGCACATGGTGCCCTACATGACCTCTAGCAGCCTCCTGAGTATGAAGGCACCAGCTGGCACTACAGAAATGATGCCTTGATGAGGCAGCAATGACAGCTGGCATGGTTTTAGCAGGGTTTCTGCACAGTGGGAAGCCCCTTAGCTAATGGGCTGCTGAGCAGTAAGGGTGCCTCACTACTTCAGGAATTATTATTGCAAACTGTCCATAAATGCATTAAGACATCAGGGCCTGGTGCTACTTACTCATACTATAAGCCACTGAGCTGTTATTAGGGTGTCCTGGGTTCAATTTCAGGTTAAGTTTCCAACCCAGCTATGTGCTGCATCATTTTGTCTACTGTGCAGCAGAGAGGGTGCCTTAGCTCTGGTAGCTGTTTTGGAAGGAAAGTTCTTTAGTACCTGTTGGGTGCTGGAGTAATTTGTCAGCCAGATTACACTCTATTACTAGGGCTGGAcaaacagttatttaaaaaacaaaacaaaacaaaaaagtagttTAGATTATATTGTCACACGAATCCATCACCAAGACCTGGACTCTTGAACACTTGGGGTGTTTCCCTGAACGatagtggctggaaagctgacCAGCAGAGAAGCATCTGTGAGTGGTCAGCCAGCTGAataggagccagcagtgtgcccaggtggccaagtaggccaacagcatcctggcctgcaacaggaatagtgtgaccagcaggagtagggaggtggtcccctgtacttggcactcatgaggcctcacctcaaatagtgtgttcagttttgggctccccactacaagaaggacattgagatgCTGTAGCATGTCCCAGAGAAGGGCAAACAAGCTGGTGAATGGTCTGGAGCAAAAGTCTTACaaggagtgtctgagggaactggggttgcttagtctagagaagaggaggctgtagtgaggtgaatgagaggaaatgggcCCAAGTTGCACAAGGGGAGATTTacactggatattaggaaaaaatgatTTACTGAGAGAGTGGTtgggcattggaacaggctgcccagggaactggtgtagtcaccacccctggaggtgctcaaaaAACACATGGAGGTAGCatttcaggacatggtttagttgtcATGGTAGtgttaggttgatggttggatttgatgatctcagaggtcttttccaaccttaatgattctttgattctatgatgattctacAGGTTACAGCTTGCAGAAGAGGAGTGTGGTTAACAGGGAAAGGGTGGCTGCAGGTGCCACAGCATGTATCTAAGCTGCATTTGCTACGAGCAACCCTTATTGCCTTTAAAATTTATGCTCTCTGTAACTTACACCACCTATAACTCGAAGTGGTTGTGGCATGTTTGGGTTTAATAAAggcagaaatttatttttttccatctgatgTCCTTGCCAGTTGCCCTAGTTGAGGAAAGCCCCACCAGCTTTTCTGGCTCTTTCAGTGCCACCAGCAATAGAGAATCTGTAACTGAAATGTAGCTAGCTGTTTACAGGACATAAAAAGAGATGGAAATCAGTTTTCTCAGTCACAATCTCACTGAGAGCTGAGAGGtgtctgttttgtgttttgtttcctatATTGATGGGTTTTCATGCTGTGGCTGTTGCGCCAGCTGGGTGCCTTTGGTAgtaaatgtataaataaataaagcactgTAAGCAGCTGTTTGTCCTGCCTTAGAGGAATTCTTCCCTGATGGGCCCAGGCAGACCAAAACTGACTTCATTTTCACCAAATCACTGGGGCCAGAGCTGGAGGGGTCTATGTCTCCAAGTCCCTCCCATCCACCACCACCCCTGAAAACCCAACTTTTTCTCCTCGCCTCCCCGGTTGGCTGGCTGTGAGCCAGGTTGAGCCTGAAAGTGATCCAGCCAAGgtggtgcagctctgctgtgcttgaccaaatatttctttgttttctgtgttgttttctttgttattgCCATGTCACCTCTTTAGTAGAGGTCTAATTTGCTCTTAATTCTTCTCTGGTCTCATTAGCTGATGTTACTCCCTAACTACCTACTGGGGGCTAATTCCCTCTTCTGCTTAATGATGGAGGTTTTCAAGAGGAGAAACCATCTCAGACATGCCTGtcccttctcttctttttcagagCCTGTCCCTCAGCCGATCCTCAGTGCTGAATGCATGAATAAAACTGTATCTGTCAAGTGTGAAATGAAGCAGAAGCCTAACgatgaaatatatataatagAACTCACTTATggtaaaaccaaaaaaatccaaaagaatGCAACCAAGTTGGAATTGCACACGCGGTATTCTGGGATGTTCAGATGTGCTGTTCAGAACCAAGTCAGCAAAAAAAcgactgaaaaaataattaagtgctCAGgtaaaaaatctatttttgcCAGAGTCTGCTAGGGCAGACCCACAAAGCCTGACTCAGTTGCATGTATCTATAGGACTGGTCCAGGTGCCAGGACCATCTACAGTTCCTGGTACCCATTATTGCAAGTCTACTGCTGCTGCAGttactgggagctgctgctgctgcagtagcTGGGATGAGAGTCATGCTTTCTGCTTGGCATTCCCCATCCTTGTCACATCTCCATCCTCCTTCACTTCTATCTGTATGGCATCCTGCTCTAACAGCTGGGAGGCCAAGCTGGGGTCAAGGGGTTTTGAGGTGGGCCatgctcctcttctgcagccAGTGGTGTTTTCCCCTATGCTCAGTGAGGTCTGGAGGTGACAGGGGGGCCCTCTGGGGCAAACTGCAGTGCTTCTTCAACTGAAGGTGAAGTCTCCTGAGGGAAAATGTAGCCTGCCAGCAACACCAGGCTAGCTGAGGCGTAAATGAATGAGATTGCTCATCCCATCATTTTCTCACTCCCTTCCATCACTGTGGacttttcttccaaatgttGCCAGAGGTATCCTGACAGGCTCTTTGGTATCAGCATCCTGGCAGACTCAAGTGGTGTCAACCATCACTAGTGGTAGACCAATGAAGTAAAGAAGAAAGCTGGGAGGTGGCCTTGAAGGTGTTTTCATCACACATAGCAGTCTGCAAAAGGCAGAAACTGCTTTCTCCCTCATTTTTATCCTCCTTTATTCCTTTACAACTAATAGTACTTTCCAAAGATTAGCTTCAGTCAACCAGTCCAAAACCAAAGGGTTAAGTAAGGTGCTATTAAACTACCCAAAGTACCACAACATAAATTAACAGCTTAATTTGGAAAATATGGCTTGGGATCTTCTCCTGTATATATGAAACCATGGCATTGATTTCAGGGGATTTGCTCTTGATTTACATCTTCATGGTGGGAAAATCAGTTGTACATTCTATTTCACCTCTCCATGATCATACGTATGAAGGTGGTGGTTGCCCACTAACTCTGGATTTGTATGAGTGCATGACGGGAAAAATAAGCTGCTTGGACTCTCCAGTTTGGCCTAGAAATCTGGTAGGAGGTTCTGGAGAATTTAGCTGAGCTTTGGGGCTGCATGGCTCAGATGAACATGGATCAAATGTACCATGGATTTTCTTACTCACTTGAAGTGTCATCTTCCTAAACTGCAGATGCAGCAAAAGAACTGGCggaatttcattttaaatggaCAGAGTCATGCCGAAAATTATTAGATGGGCAAAAGAAGTCATCATTCTCCCTTTTAAAAGTGTTGAAAGTTAAGGCAAAAACAAGGGACAGATCATACTGGCATGGCACTGGATGCTGCTTTCAGTTGAAAGTTCAGATTTCCAGTGCAGTACTGGGGAAAAGCCCTTGAATTTGCTGGGCATGGGTTCATCCCACCTAACTGTGAGTACTTGGCTTAAAGCACTTTCTTGCTCTAGGTTCCCGCTGGAGTGAGTGGAGAGTGGGGAGCTCATGAAAGCTGGCTCAGTATTTCCAGTTTTCAGCTATTTCTGCCATAAAAAATTTAGAGGAAGTTCAAATCTGTAGGTCAGCCCATGGTTGTAAAAAGGAATTGCTTCACCTTACTGAAGCAATCCAAGGTCTGCTGAGGATGACTGAAGGGGAAAGAGCTGAGAGACAAAGTGGCTTCTGCTCTCCTGGACAACACTTACCTCCTGAGGTATCACCCTGATGCCTAAAatagtcagaaaaaaagttgttttctgcTGCGTGAGCTGCCTGACCTGATGGGCTGCCCAGTCCCAATGGTGCTAGCATTTGGAAGGGGCTGGGATGTGGAGGAGTGGGATGTGGCATGGACTTTGGAACCAGGTATGAAGACAAGCTGCTGAATGAGGTCCATTTAAGACAGGACAGATTAGCCCAAATACATTGTCTTAATGAGCAAATGCTGGCTGAAGCTGACCATTACAGGGCATGAGGCAGGCAAGCATTAGCCATCAGTTGAGTACTTTGATTTCACTTATTCTCACCCTTGACAAATCCACTTGTTTCATGGGGTGGGAGAGTTTCTTGTTTGCAAATCATTAcctgagaaataaaatgcttgcCACACCAATCTTTAAGATACAAATAAAGCATTTCTCATACACTAAAAAACCCACTAACACTAGGTAGCAATGCCCTTCCTGCTCAAACTAAAAACCCCTCAAACCTTTCCATGTGGTGGCAGGACTCTGCCAGCTCTATAGTAGATTCAAAATCCCTTAGCTCGTGGTCAAACCTCCTTCCAACCCTGCTGCCCTCCATGAACATCTGGTCCTGCAGTCGATTCACCTTGAATTTTGACCTTCAGCAGGCAAGGCATGCTTCAAATGGGCTTTAGCTCACCTGACTTTTCTTAAAAGTGTAAGTACACAAAGAGTCTGCCTGGGTTCACCTTACAGTCAACTGGGAGAAACAGGCATGAAAAAGTGCAAAATGCACCTCTGTGTAACATGGGCAGCTAAAATGGGTGAGAAGTCCAACATTGCTGAGGTAGCCCAGGTTGATGGTTGCCTTTATACTGTAGGCATCTCAGCTTTGGTGTCATCACTCTTTGCCCTCCATGTACATGCCCAGTGAATGTTAAGGGTGGTACCAGTGGTGTTGTCCCCTTTGGAGCTTTCTCCTCTAAGAAGCCAAGGAAGGTGGCTGCAGTTCTGCTGGGTCCAGTTCCATGGTGCCTGTGCTTGAGCATGGACACTGAGTGCCAGCAGGACAGTCCAAGCAGGAGGCAGGCCAGCATCTAGCAAACCGTATCTGGGAAAAATAAGGAACACTCACATAAATTTTGGCTCCCCGGGCAAACTGAACTCTCGTTTTGAGACTGTGGGAAATTTGGTCACGTTCTTTtggtttcattattttttaaatttgtgtaCAGCCAAAAATTGAAGAGGAAGTAACAAAATACTACGAAGCAAGCTAGTCTCAGTTTTCCAGCTCAGTAGGAAGTacttatgtttattttttgctaGATACTGAGCACTGCCTGGATGCTCGTTGTCCTTAAAAGGGTCTATTGCTAGCAGGAAGAGGACATTGGTGGTAATTTGAGTAAGATGAGCTGGCACACATGAATGCTCTGGTTTCAATTTTCTGCAGAACTAGAATCCATGAGGGAGCAGTCAAAATTCTCCACAATGAAGATCAGCAACTTTCTGCTGAGTacagagaaaaggcaaaggGTGGGCTCCCTCACTGGGGCTGCCTTTACAGTCAGTggatgaaaatacagaattctAAGGGGACATTGTGCAAGTTATTTCTTTCCTCTAACATGCTTTTTCATTCCCTTAACTAGGCCAGCTGGATCTTTACCTCATCTTAAGCATAGCAGGAGGTGCAATcttctttgtcatctttgtgattttgcttatttattgtatcaggaagaagaaagcagaaaggcttCAAGATGATGGTAAGTGTTTAAGCGGCTTTATGTTGCTATCCAGCTACCTAAAATCTTAGAGCTTCCTGCTGacagcagccctgtgggcaAGGGCATGCTCTCTGCTTTGGAGTGTTCCTCCACAATAACCTGGATTTGG carries:
- the CD2 gene encoding T-cell surface antigen CD2, whose product is MNFRRIFLIKCLLLLFSGINCSNTNTIYRAVNESALLSVAAAGSVYDAVWWRDGKKWLQIKDKNVKYYVNRTHCRCKLFVNGTLKIDPVVKEDSGKYTVFVYNRDGTLQAENYTVVIVEEPVPQPILSAECMNKTVSVKCEMKQKPNDEIYIIELTYGKTKKIQKNATKLELHTRYSGMFRCAVQNQVSKKTTEKIIKCSGQLDLYLILSIAGGAIFFVIFVILLIYCIRKKKAERLQDDEEEQPMQVRQVKSEMLLRELPQRPSTPTPKQLRLQQRPLPQPQVQQQQPLPPRPRPRTQPRTPTHPRERP